AACATGGCGATGGCAAAGCGCGAAGCTGGCTCAATCCCCGTTTCTTCGGCCAGGAGTTGTACGATTTATACCGGCAGGTGAAGGGTGTTTTCGACCCGGACAACCTGTTCAATCCGGGCAACATCGTCGCTGGCCCGGCGATGACCGATAATCTGCGCTACGGACCAGATTACCGCACCATCCCCATTGCGGCGCTGTTGGACTTTCGCGCCGACCAGGGTTTTGACCGGGCGGTTGAGATGTGCAATGGCGCCGGCGTCTGCCGCCAACAAAGCGGCACGATGTGCCCCAGCTTTATGGCGACCCGCGAGGAGGCGGACAGCACACGGGGGCGGGCCAACGCGCTGCGGGCGGCATTGGCGGGTGGTTTGCCGCCGGGTTCGTTGACCGGACCAGATGTGTATGGGGTGATGGATTTGTGCGTGAGCTGCAAAGCGTGTCAGGCGGAGTGCCCATCGTCGGTGGACATGGCCCGGATTAAGGCGGAGTTTTTGCATCAGTACCATCAGGCGCATGGCTGGCTGCTGCGCGACCGTTTTTTTGTCCACGCGGCCGACCTGAGTCGGTTGGCGAGTGGGCGGCTGGCCCCATTGTCTAATTGGGCGTTGGGCAGCCGGCGGCTGCGCGGGGCGCTGAATCGGTTGTTAGGTCTGGCGGCACGGCCGTTTCCCCTCTTCGCCGCCCAGACGTTTGACCGGTGGTATGCGCGCCTGCCCAAACGAGCGGAAGATGAGGCACGGCCGTCGCTCATCCTGCTGGTGGATATGGCGCACAACTACCACGAACCGGCGGCGGCGCAGGCGGCGCTGAAGGTGCTGACGGCCGTTGGCTTTCAGGTCATTTGCCCACCCATCCACGATTTTGGCCGGGCGGCTTTTTCCAAAGGGGATTTGCCGCGGGCGCGGCGGCTGGCTCTGAGCGCCCTGGCAGCGTTAGCGCCATTGGCCCAGGCCGGGTGGCCCATCGTCGGGCTGGAACCGAGCGACGTTTCCATGCTGCTGGATGATTATGCCGCCTTACTGCCGGATGACGGCCGTGTGCCATTGGTGGCGGCGCAGACGGTGACGTTTGAGGAATTGATGTGGCGGCAGATGGGCGACGGCCGTTTAGACGGCTTGTTTGCGCCGCAGACCGGGCGCGTTTTGCTGCACGGCCACTGCCACCAAAAGGCGCTCGGCGGCGTGCGCGCCAGCCAGGAGCTGCTGGCCTACCTGGGCTACGAAGTGACGGAGGCGGGGGCGGCCTGCTGCGGCATGGCTGGATCGTTTGGCTATGAGGCGGAACACGAGGCCATTTCCCGGCAAATGGGGGAACTCAGACTGCTGCCGGCCGTGCGCGCCCAAACGATGGATACGCTTATTGTTGCTGCCGGGGTAAGCTGCCGCGAGCAAATTCGCCAGGGCGCACAACGCACGGCGCTGCATCCGGCGGCTGTGCTTTATAGTTCGTTGGCTGGTTAGCAGCCGTAAGCCGGAGTCCGTGTGCTGTTTTCCGTTGGCGCTTGCCATAGGCCGCGCCTTATGGCTTACCGAACATGGCTTACCGAATACGGCTACAACCGCTCGCAGCTGTCCAACAGCAGGTTGTACGTCCCAGAGAGGCTGACGTAGACAAAGCCGCCGCACTCCTGGCAGGAAACCTGGTACTCCACGCCCTCTTCGCCAGAAACAGGCTCCCAACCGGTCAGCACGTGGCCGTGAATACTGGCGAAGGCTTCTACTTCGCGCATTTGCCGGTTCAGGAAGCTCTCTTTTTCGATGGCCTCGGTGACGTGCAACGTTTCGGTCGCGCCGACGATGGCCCGCACGACGGCCGCATGGACCAGATTGTCTGGCACGTTGTCGGGCAAGCCGGCCACTTTTGCCAGCAGCAATTCTAATACTTCTGAGATTTCTTGCCGGGTTTCCCGGTCGTAGTGCTGCACGAGGGAGCCTTCTTCTAACAGACTGGCCAGGTAGTGAACGGCCGTTTGCAAATGCGTCTTCCTAACTTCTGCCGACGTGGTCATTTTGCTGCGTCTCCTTGCCTGCCGGCGCTTCTGGCGGCGGCGCGGGTATTCGTGATGCTGTCTGGTTGTTTCTCACCAGCCTGCTAATTATACCGGCTATGTTGTCCTATGCCAGCCGCTTCAAATCAGGTCAGCAATTCTCAATTTGAAATCCAGCCGTCGCTGCGGCTGTTATCTGTCCGCGCCGTCCCGCCCCTACTTAGCACACCAGGGCAAATTGAGAACTGCTAAAATCAGGTCTGGTCTGGCGGCGACGGCCGTTGCAAATTCTGGAACTGCGCTTGAATCATGTCTCGTTCCACCTGTTTGCGGGCAATTTTTCGCTCCACATCGGCTACCATTTCACCCAACAGGTCGCGCCCCTGGCGTTGGGCCAGCTTTACTTCCAGGCTCAAAGAGACCATCGGGCCGGTATGCAGGCTTTGCCGCTCCTGCTGAATACGCTGCAAGCGGCGCTGACAGCGGCTCAATTCTTCTTCCAGCGCGCGCATCATCTCGTTTTCGGTTTGGGCGGAGGCGGCGGGCGCGGCCGGTTGGCCGCCATCCAGCTGGCGGGCGACGGCCAGCAGTTCGGCCAGACTGCGGGCGGCGTAAGCATCGTTGACGGCCGTCATCATCTCGGTGCGGTAGGCGCGGTCGGCCGCCTCGGTGGTCAGGTCTGGGTGCAGGCGGCGGGCCAGTTGGCGGTACAGCTTTTTGATTTGCGCCTCGGTAGATTGGCTGACAGGTTCAGACGGCCGTTTGGGGGCCGCCTGGGGTGGTGTTTGCCAGGTACGGCGAAACTGTTCTTCCACCGGGCGAAAGTCTACGCCAAATGTCTGTTCGTTGCGGCGGCGCTGAATGCGGTCCAGCAGATCGGCCACTTCGGCTTCGACGGCCGTCAACTGCGCCAGCCGCTCGCCCAGCCGCGCCGCAAAGGCAAATTCAAACGCCTCGATGTCGGCGCGATAATCGGCCAGTTTTGCCTCGGCTTCAATCAGGTCGGTGCGCGCCGTTTCTACAGCGGCGCGCAAACGGGCGATTTTATCGGCTCTTGTTTGCAAGGCGGTTTTTCTTTCCTAACCTGGACAAGCCAGAACCAAAAAGGTTAAATTCTTGCACAGTGAGCAAGAATCTGACTTGTAAGGCACTTATTTAGACCTGACAGGTTGCTATGCGCGCAAAGGTCATCATCCAATTTCAATGATAAACCTGTCTCGCCCGGTTCAGGCGAAAATGGGCGAGACGGCGCGGGAAAATGCCGTCCGCTGCGGCTGCTGCCTGTCCGCGCCGTCCCGCCCCTACCAACATTGGAATGGTCGGTCACAATCTGCCATTTTTGTCACCTTGTCAGATGTCGCCTTGTCGGGTCTTAGCGGTGAATGGCCGGTAGATAGGCGTGGTAGATAATGTCGGTGACGGCCAGGGTGAGGGGGATGGCTGCCGGCAGCCCGGCCGTCTCGGCTGTGGCGCTGATGGTGAGAGAGCCGGTGTAAATGCCGGACGGCCGTGCCACACTCTCAATTGCCACCGTCACCACGCTGCGCTCTCCCGGCGTCAGCATCCCGCCGTCGGGGGCAAAGACCGGGACCAGGTCTGTGCCCGCGTCGGCCTGAATGGTAAAGGTGATGGTCCGCGTGCCCACGTTGTCCACAACGATCTGGCGTGTGGTCGAAAACGGCTGCTGCGTCGGGGTGATGATGGCCGCCAACTGGCCGGGCCACACACTGGCGGCGGCAAAAGTTGGCACTTCGGCTTTGGGCATGTCGCGCAGAGCGGTCTCGGCCGGGCGGCCTTGCACGGCGTAGTAGCGCATTTGCTCGCACTCCTGGTACAGGCCGGGCTGGTTGAAATTGAGGTTAAAGACGATCAGCGCCTCCATCCAGGGCCAGTTGGCGGCGGCGTATTGGAACGCGCCCACCAGGTTGTCCGCCTGTTCTTGTTCGGTGACGAGCTGCCAGAGACGGCCGTCCCAAGAGCCATCGGCGCGGCAGTGGTCGGGCGGTGTCACCAGCCAGCCAAACTCCGTCGCCCACATCGGCTTATGGCCGTAGCCATACTGCTGCATGAGGGCGTACAACTTTTCCGCGCCACGGAAGCAAAAGCCATTGACGCAGTTCTGGGTTGGGTCGGCCGAAGGCATGTCGGGCGCGGCGTCGAAATTGGCGCGAAAGCCGTAAGGATGGTAGCCCACGCCGTCCAGGCAGCTGCCGCCGCCGGCCGCCAGAAATTCCTTAAAAAATTCGCGTTCATCCTGATACAGCCCATTGTGGCCGGGATGTCCGTTCCAATTACCCGTCACCCGGCCGGTGGGGGCCAGCCCGGCGGAGATGACTTTGGCCTGGGGGTCGGCGGTTTTGATGGCGGTGTAGGCGGTGCAGAGCAGGCTGGCGTAGTGGGCGGCATTGGGTGAAGTGGTCCAGCCGTAGCTGGCGTCCAGGTTGGGTTCATTGCCGATTTCGTAGGCGTCTACATAGCCGGCCTGCGATTCGGCCAATTGGCTCATGGCCGCGCCAAAGGCGGGCAGGTTGTTAAACTGATTGACGCTGGCCTCGACGCGCAGCAGCACATGCACCGGCAGACGGCTGCCGGGTGGGTTGAACACCTTGATCCAGTTGAAGCCCATCGTTTGCAGGCGGTCTACATCCCAGGCGGCGACGTTGAAGCCGTAGCCCAAAGCCAGCTCGGCCGGCTTTTGCGGGTTGGCGTGTAACTGGCTAAAGAGAAGGCCCAAGCTGAAAAATGCCAGGGTAAAGCTGTTAAACAGGGAAACGGCCGTGCGCCGCCCAATCTTCCAATCCATTATGTTCTCCTTGTCAATCATCAAGCCTTCGACAAGCGCAGGACTAATCGCCCATCGCCAACTGCCGGACGCCAACGGTACCGCGCACCAGTTTAAATAACAGGTAGGAGGCCAGGGCAAAGGCGGCTGCGCCAAAGGTGGTCAGCGTTTGCTCAAACCAATGGAGGGCGATGGGTTTGGGCTGGATGGGGGCGATGGCCTGTAAAACAAAAATCATCCCCACGTTGACGATGAAAAGCAGCGAAACGCCCCACTTGCCGCGGCGGCCGGCTTCGATCATCAGCAGCGCGGTCAGCCACAGGTTTGTCAGGCTGGCCAGGCTCATGATGGGCATGAACCAGCCGCGCTCCACGCCCTGCAGCCAGAAGCGCAGCGCGGCGATGCCATAGACCAGCACAATCGCAGCCAATGGAGCAAGCCACACGTTTTTAGGGCTGGATTTTCCGTGCAGGCGGCGCATGGCAATCCATACGGCCGCAGCCAACAGCGTAAAACCCGGCGCCATGAGTGGAAACAACGCCTCTGCCATCCAAACCACGTCCTGGCCGGCAACGGCCATTTCCAGTTTCCAGATGGCTTTCAGTAGACCGGCGGTCACGACCAGCCCTGCGCCGACAGCAGCCATCAGCTTTTGGTCCGGCGCGACGGTTTCCACCAACCGGGTTATAAAAAAAAGAGCGACCCCGGTGAATATAACCGGCAGAAAATCGTACAGCGCCAGACCAATGGTGTAATCGTTCATGCAAACCTCCTTCGTAAACGGGGGCGCGGATGTCCTGTCTGCCCTGGCAGGCGAGACGCCTGCGCTCCCAGGGTTCTCATTCATGGTGGTGGGCAAACCACTCATGAAGTCTCCTAGCAGGCTGTCGGAAAAATATCTTCTGAAGGCCCCATGATAGACAAATAACGATTTCAAAGCATCAAGACAAGCAGTTTGCAACTCATATTGGCCTCATTACCATGAATTTTGCACGGTTTTACAGCCCGTTTTCGGGCATCAGGCAGGGGCAATAACGCCCCATCAACCAACCTGCAAGGTATGCAATCGTTTCAAGTTGTAAGCCAGACAAACCAATGTCCATTCGCCACCGGCAGCAACCAGGCCTCGCAGAAAACTGGCGAGACCCAAGGTTTCCTTGATGATACCGATAACCGGTTCAACCGTCGATTTGCGCAACGGTAGGTGGCTTTGCCGAGGTGGTCTGCAGTTTGTAAGCCATTTGCTCTTTGACGGAAGCATCATTGGGTGGCGGGTTGGGATTGTCCAGGAAAAGGCACGCCAACCCTGATGGTGTGGGCTGCGACCGTGGCGATGTAGGGGTCAATGCCGCGCGCTTCCAAGCTGGCGATGTTGTTTTCGCTGAAGTAGCCGGTGTCCAAATTGACCTTTTTCGGCTGACCCACGACTGGTGGTACGGTGTCGAGGTTGGCAGGGCGGCCTGTTTATCGTTGGTATGGTCACACAACCAATTGCCCACTACCAGACGACTGTCATGGTCAACCACTACCTGGACGTTATAATGTTGGTCAAAGCCGCTGTTGGTGGCGTTTTCATGATGCGCGATTCGGGGTCGGTGAAGTTGTACTGGTCTTTATCTCTGGGTCCTGGAGTGGGTGGCTGCGGTGGTTTGCCCGGCGGCTTTTTTTCCCTGTGGGTCGGTCTTTTCGGCCCGGGCTTGCATCTTGGCCTCGTATTCGGCTTGCTCGGCTTCATACCGGGCCTGGGCGCGTTCCTCCAGCACCTTCTTGGCTTCGGCCAGCCGCGCCAATTGCTGCTGGCGTCGGGCAATCT
This genomic window from Candidatus Leptovillus gracilis contains:
- a CDS encoding FAD-binding protein — its product is MDEFLRELRQNVAGDVRADAMSRVLYSTDASIYQVMPLAVLIPRTVEDVVTAVSLAAQHHIPILPRGSGTSLAGQATNAALVLDTTRHLDHILELNVAEKWVRAESGVVLAHLNAHLKTHGLKFGPDPASANRATLGGVVGNNASGAHSILYGMAADHVLAAQMVLADGSLVGFAPENGAASVLAQKVAALVNHPANLDIIRQRTPRHWRRCGGYNLDRLTNGRDLTFQWPFDGRFNLAKLICGAEGTLGFMTEVTLNLVDAPTHTGLAILQFDEQRAALEAVPALLAVEPAAIEFLDHYGLSLAQGVPAFAGMMAGFVQGQPHCLLITEFYGASEREIAAKFARLRDHVRRRGLRPSAITTLTDPQAIGNVWRVREGGLGVLMSMRGDVKPLPFIEDAAVPVEHLADYIGRLEQFCRDELDTGMAYYAHASAGCLHVRPLINTKIAQDVAKLPQIMRFAVELLGDYGGVLSSEHGDGKARSWLNPRFFGQELYDLYRQVKGVFDPDNLFNPGNIVAGPAMTDNLRYGPDYRTIPIAALLDFRADQGFDRAVEMCNGAGVCRQQSGTMCPSFMATREEADSTRGRANALRAALAGGLPPGSLTGPDVYGVMDLCVSCKACQAECPSSVDMARIKAEFLHQYHQAHGWLLRDRFFVHAADLSRLASGRLAPLSNWALGSRRLRGALNRLLGLAARPFPLFAAQTFDRWYARLPKRAEDEARPSLILLVDMAHNYHEPAAAQAALKVLTAVGFQVICPPIHDFGRAAFSKGDLPRARRLALSALAALAPLAQAGWPIVGLEPSDVSMLLDDYAALLPDDGRVPLVAAQTVTFEELMWRQMGDGRLDGLFAPQTGRVLLHGHCHQKALGGVRASQELLAYLGYEVTEAGAACCGMAGSFGYEAEHEAISRQMGELRLLPAVRAQTMDTLIVAAGVSCREQIRQGAQRTALHPAAVLYSSLAG